Proteins encoded together in one Bos indicus isolate NIAB-ARS_2022 breed Sahiwal x Tharparkar chromosome 3, NIAB-ARS_B.indTharparkar_mat_pri_1.0, whole genome shotgun sequence window:
- the LOC109556893 gene encoding olfactory receptor 2A5-like, whose protein sequence is MAVEESLLVFKKSFETHRHLISRRKATHSQGWKNQSSVTEFILLGFSRNPRTNWIFFFLFLFLYLFTVLGNGVIVTLIRVDARLHTPMYFFLSILSLLDLSYATTTVPQMLIHLVSKSKTISYVGCVVQMYIFLTLGITETWIFAAMAYDRYVAICYPLHYRVKMSQTLCVLLAVSSSLCGLTCALVYTVFAMNLPYCGPNEINHFFCEIPAVLKLACADTSLNDQVDFILGFILLLIPLSLILASYVRIFTAILKIGSTQGRIKAFSTCASHITVVTMFCIPCMVMYMRPGSEASPEDDKKLALFYNVISAFLNPIIYSLRNKDVKRAFFKLVGTSADTQ, encoded by the exons ATGGCTGTGGAGGAGTCCTTACTAGTTTTCAAGAAAAGCTTCGAGACACACAGGCACCTAATTTCCAG AAGGAAGGCCACCCATAGCCAAGGTTGGAAAAATCAAAGCTCTGTAACCGAGTTTATCCTCCTGGGCTTCTCCAGAAATCCCAGAACCAATTggatctttttcttcctcttcctcttcctttacttATTTACAGTCCTGGGCAATGGTGTCATTGTTACTTTGATCAGAGTAGACGCAcgcctccacacccccatgtacttcttcctgagCATCCTCTCTCTGCTGGATCTCAGCTATGCTACCACCACAGTGCCCCAGATGTTGATCCATCTAGTAAGCAAGAGTAAAACCATCTCTTATGTTGGGTGTGTGGTCCAGATGTACATTTTCCTAACCTTGGGCATCACTGAGACCTGGATTTTTGCAGCTATGGCCTATGACAGATATGTTGccatatgctacccactccattatagGGTCAAGATGAGCCAAACCCTGTGTGTACTCCTGGCAGTCAGCTCTTCCCTTTGCGGTCTCACCTGTGCCCTCGTCTACACAGTCTTTGCAATGAATCTGCCCTACTGTGGCCCCAATGAAATCAACCACTTCTTTTGTGAAATTCCTGCTGTCTTGAAGTTGGCTTGTGCAGATACATCACTCaatgaccaagtggactttatctTGGGCTTTATCTTGCTCCTGATTCCATTGTCCCTCATTCTGGCCTCATATGTTCGCATCTTCACTGCTATCCTAAAGATTGGCTCCACCCAGGGGCGAATcaaggccttctccacctgtgcctcACACATCACTGTGGTCACCATGTTTTGTATTCCATGCATGGTCATGTATATGAGGCCTGGCTCTGAGGCCTCCCCAGAGGATGACAAGAAGCTGGCCCTGTTCTACAATGTCATCTCTGCCTTCCTCAACCCCATCATCTACAGCCTCCGGAACAAGGATGTGAAGAGGGCTTTCTTCAAGTTAGTTGGAACGAGTGCGGACACTCAGTAA